The following are encoded in a window of Haliotis asinina isolate JCU_RB_2024 chromosome 14, JCU_Hal_asi_v2, whole genome shotgun sequence genomic DNA:
- the LOC137262203 gene encoding uncharacterized protein, whose product MPSKLTDLDDVIKKWAWATFVKTKGQHDYNDYQLHVVWDGVRFSTEQPTYFFGRYDYKTPRSTFLFKANYDNRTNVTHDHEIRKQRTTSATARVVIRRGFCRGADVGITLIAPEEVAAAFNNGIFIAGEEGNRADNSLSWVIKYSVTAPPMRRTTAVVKVVEKRFRCRFRTTVGIQGRVVVVVVNTTTNRQVQVEGDIATIIGDAIDQPETYIPNCVYVEGDVVKWSVIGKLHVSYGVSQEMDLAQEQLPTEVDSRNYVGLA is encoded by the coding sequence ATGCCGAGCAAACTGACGGACCTGGATGACGTCATTAAGAAGTGGGCGTGGGCGACATTTGTTAAAACGAAAGGACAACACGACTACAACGACTACCAGCTACACGTGGTGTGGGACGGCGTCCGATTTAGTACGGAACAACCCACGTATTTCTTTGGGAGATACGATTACAAAACACCAAGGTCAACGTTCCTTTTCAAGGCCAACTACGACAACCGCACAAACGTCACACATGATCATGAGATAAGAAAGCAACGCACGACATCGGCGACAGCGAGGGTTGTAATAAGACGAGGTTTCTGTCGTGGTGCGGATGTAGGTATTACACTGATCGCTCCCGAAGAGGTCGCAGCCGCTTTTAACAACGGCATATTCATCGCCGGTGAGGAGGGTAACAGGGCAGATAACTCTCTTTCCTGGGTGATCAAGTACAGCGTGACAGCGCCACCTATGCGGAGAACAACTGCTGTAGTGAAGGTCGTTGAAAAACGTTTCAGATGCCGGTTCAGAACCACCGTGGGTATACAGGGACGCGTCGTTGTCGTGGTAGTAAACACCACTACCAACCGCCAGGTTCAGGTCGAGGGTGACATAGCAACTATCATCGGGGACGCAATAGACCAGCCTGaaacatatatccctaactgcGTCTATGTTGAAGGAGACGTGGTCAAGTGGTCAGTTATTGGTAAACTACATGTCTCGTATGGCGTTTCACAAGAAATGGACCTTGCACAAGAGCAACTACCTACAGAAGTGGATTCCAGAAACTATGTTGGACTGGCGTAA